Within the Trichoderma breve strain T069 chromosome 3, whole genome shotgun sequence genome, the region GCGCCCTCATGGCGATACATGTTTCGCAGTGACTTTCATGCCAAGGCCAATTCAACAACTGCGCAAAGTAAAACTTCTCCTTTGCTCTATTCCTCGAGTGAAGTTGTATGATGTCTTCATTGCCAAAAGGTAACCTGCAGATGATGCCGATGGTATTGCGGGTTGACGAACACGGCAGCCACTTACATGCAGACCGGCGGCTTAGACGAGACAGCGCATGGTTTCTGAGCTATTCACCGAATTCATGATACCGGAAATACCGGAAATGCTGAATTCGGTATACCCAGATTGATCTACATCCTGCCAAGAGAATCGATTCACCTAATCATGTGGTGCCTATACTTGTCCACGACCTGTTTGTTAATGTTAGGTAATGCCTCCATGCCCACACCCGCCATGCATATAAATGTGAATCTGGTTCACCAGCCACCATCCAAACACCGCAAAGCagcataaaaaaaaactcaaTTCACTTCCCAAAAACAGCCAACGCCTCAATCAATAGCCCTCCCATAGCCGACCCTCCTCAACGGAAACTAGACGGCTGCTCTCCGCCCCCACAAGCCACAGCATGCCTCCTCACGTCGAACAGAATAATAATGTACTTTCAGTGGCTATCAACATGAGAGAGAATATAGCAAAGCTGAATCAGCCAGAAAACAGCCACCCCCAAACACCCGGAACATGGAGTAATTTAAAAGACACAAACCCAAGAATTCGGGCAAATAAAACGCCCCAAGTGCCCACCCCCGGGTTCCTCTCCGCACCGAGCTAAGCAGAGACATTTTGATCCattcattttttttccccgCAGCATTTTCTCCATCAAATGATAAGCTGCGTCTAACTTGCATGCGACCACACTTTACCCCGGGTCACAGTCACACCATAGATAGGCATAAGTAATAGGAAATCTCGGGATGGGGGAAATATAGCCTGTTTGCATGGGGGCATgcacatactcgtacagcacGAGTTTTGACTTGCTCGGATGAAttgggcggcggcgctcATGTACGTGTATGTAAATGCAGCTCAGCCCGGATTACGTCAAAACTTGCAGTCGCCTCACCTGGAGACCTGAATCTcacgacttttttttttcaccgTAGTGTTGAGGGCTTTTATTCTTTATTCTGCATAcctctcttgtttctctcctCGTTTCCCATTGTTTCTCGTTCCTATCTGGATATTTAGGTCTCATTAGCCTGGAATCCCCTCATCATCCGTTCCCGTCGATACTAGAATCGCCCATGCTCAATCCCAGCACCTAAACAAAATCCCCATGCAAACACTCGCATCCAGCAGCCCATCATGACGCGCCTCGGCACATGGAGGGCCACATACCTCGTCGCCCTGTCATGTGTCGGCTCCTTTCTCTTCGCCTACGACACGGGCATCGTGGGCGGCGTCTTGACGCTGCAGTCCTTCCAGCGAGACATGGGCTTCAGCGACGGCGAGCAGGAGAACGTTGCCTCGCTATCGGCCAGTCTGCTGCAGGCGGGAGGtatgtgtgtatatatatacatatatatattgaGCCGAAGCCGAGTCCACCTAATTGATACGAGTTCTGGGTTCTAATTGGGGGTTCTGAATCTTGtagccttcttctcgtgCTTGTTCGTCTGGCCGTTTACCGCGCACTACGGCCGAAGATGGGCTCTGGCAGTGGCATCGCTCATTTTCAACATTGGCGCcgtgctgcagctcttctaTCAGCAAGGAATCGCGACCTGGTATGCCGGGCGTACGATATCTGGCATTGGCGCAGGTACATACACTCATACACCCATACACATACTTACATGGCCGATTACAATCACTCCGAGACTAAAAACTTAACTGACTGAATACAATTCTTTCCCAAAAACAGGCGTCGCAACCGTCATCATCCCCATGTACTCGGCCGAAATGGCCCCCAAGGAAATCCGCGGCCAGCTCGGCAGCCTCTTCcaattcttcttcaccctGGGCGTCGCCGTCAGCTACTGGGTCGACTACGGCGCCGCGCAGCACATCGAGCCGTCGACGAGGCAGTGGCGCATCCCCGTGGCCCTGCAGCTGGTGCCTGGCGGCATCCTGGGCCTGGGCATGCTCCTGACCAAGGAGAGCACGCGGTGGCTGGCGCAGCACGACCGGCACGAGGAGGCGCTGCAGTCGCTGATATGGGTGCGAGGCGGCGATAGCGTCGAGGTGCGGATGGAGTTTCATGAGATTGTGGCAGgcattgaggaggaggagaggcagaCGGCTGGCGTTACGTGGAGGGAGTATTGGCTGCCGGCGAACCGATATCGCATCTTCCTGGCCGTGACTCTCCAGATTGGTAGGATCTTGCTTTGCTGTGTGAGGTTTGCATTGATATGTTCCGACATGCTGATCTTGGAGAATAGGCGCCCAAATAACGGGAAACACTTCCCTGGCATACTGTACGAGCGAACCCAATCTCATCTGATATCGtccctcatctcatctacaCCATTTGCTAACGCTCTAAACCCCCCTCGCGCATAGTCTCTCCTCAAGTCTTCCAAGCCGTCGGCGCCGGCCAAAACTCCCTGCTCCTCAGCGGTTTCTTCGGTGTGTGCAAGGTCGTCAGCTGCGcattcttccttctcttcctcgtcgagcGCATCGGTCGCCGCTGGTCCCTGCTGGCCGGCTCGTTCCTCATGGGCTTGTACATGTTCATCATCAGCGTGCTCACGCAGCGGTATCCGCCCATGGGTAATGGGACGTTGACGCCGCCGGCCATTGCGTCGATTTCGATGATTTTCCTGGAAGCAAGTGAGTGGTTTCCCCCCTCTTTGTTCTCGTTTATATGATGTGATGTGGGATGCCGTGAGATGATGGCTGCGTGTAAGTCAAAAGTCAGAGCATCCAAAGTTGCTAACATGGGAATGCAATGCACAGTGACGTTTAACATATCGTGGGGTCCCATCCCATGGGTAAGTCTGGGAATAATATCTCTTCCAACCCCGCTTCGGTCAGATTTCCATTCGCTAATCAGAGATGCAGCTGTATATGAGCGAAATCTTCCCGACAAGAGTCCGCGAAGGAGGCATCGCCGTCGGCGCAGCAACGCAATGGCTCTTTGGCTTCACGCTGTCCCAAGTGACgcccgccgccgtcaacaaTCTTCGATGGAAAGCCTTTCTCATGTTCTGCTGCTTCAACTGGGCGCTGGTGCTGTACACCTggttcttcatcaaggagacAAAAGGCCTGTCTCTGGAAGAAATGGACATTTGTGAGTTCCCCAAACCTGCAACAACCCAAACTAATAACCTCAAAACGTGCATCGTTAGCTAATCGGGAAATTAAAAAAGTGTTTAATGCACGACGCACACCGATTAGTGTGCTGGCGTATCGCCATGATGATAAATCGTCAGATGACGACGTGTGATTGGCCGCCTGAGTTCTGgatggccttttttttctgactCTGCATGCCTTCTTTATTCTTGAGCAAATCGGGGGGCTGCATGGACTTTGGCTATACGATGATTGATCCCTTTGTAAGCGgcttgagatgatgaataATATTAGTTTGGTCCAATTCGGCCTTTCGGCCTTTGCCGAGAGCGACCGGCGGTGCTAAATCCAAACCCAACTCTGGAGCTAGCTCTTGACTGAACCCCGAAACCGAGATGTTGATACGTAGCTTCACATATTCTTTGCAgttcttttcctcctcccatGTCGTGCATCTTGCGAACCTGCTAGCCTGATACGTCTCACTGGGAAATATCATTGATGAAAGCGTCGCTGGTTTCGCTGTCCGGTTGTCGCCTCTCCGGGCCGCTCTACCGCACCCGAGGTGGGTAATGAATGCCCCCTTCATCATAAACTGGACGTCATAGGGCTGGTCTAAGAGGAAAACATGTATTAGTTGCTGCACATATATACTCGAAAGGAGTGCAGCCCAGTCGAGCCGTATTAAATCGACTCCAGCCGGTTCTGGGGTCTTATAGGCGGCAGTTGAGCTCAAGAGTGTTCACAGGCTGTAGTCGCCACCTCTCGACCAACACTACTACAGGGCAAACTCCATCAAAAGACACCATGTCTTGCGTCTCACTCATCCTGACGCCGGATGTGCTTCTGAGCGTTCGGGAGTTTTGGTTCGAGCACCTGGCAGGCCCAGATGGCCTCGTCATGCCCAGCACAGAGGAGAACAAGAGATGGTTCTTTGGCGGATCAGAGTTTGACAAGCTATGCGTGTAAGTCATTGCCATCTTACCGCcctattttttctttcaatatCAAGCTGACTTTGATACTCGTCATTTCCCATAAAGTGAGCGCTTCGCTCCCACTCTAGAAGCCATCCGCAAACAGGGCATCAAATCAGGCCACGACATCATCTACGCCCTGCAACCCAGAGACGCCCACGACTGGCTCAGCCTGGTGCTTCTATTAGACCAGATCCCGCGTAACTGCTACCGCGGCGAGAGCTCAGCCATCGTCTTCGACTATTTCGACGCCATGGCCCGCGATATCGCGCTGGAGGCGATTCAGCGCGGCATTCCCGACGATTGGCCCGAGATTCGCTGGCGGTTCGCCTGCCGCAGCTGGTTCTACGTGCCGCTGATGCACTCGGAGGACGTCGACCTGCACGAGCTGGCGGTGCAAAAGTACCAGGCGTTCGCCCGCGACGTCGAGAGCCTGCTGCTACCCGAGAACAACGTCAACGGCGACGAGTCCGATGTCGCTCACGAGTACCGGATCGCGGCGCAGCGAGTGATGCAGGCAAGCCCCGAGGCGGCCAAGGAGTACGGCCAGCTGAACTTGAACTTTGAGAAGAGGCACTGGGCCATCATCAAGCGATTTGGACGATACCCGCACCGGAATCGGGTCCTGGGGCGGGAGACGACGGACGAGGAGCGCGAGTATCTGGAGAATGGGGGAGACACGTTTGGAGGGTGATTGAAGATTGATGCtgcatgatgatgatcaCATGATACCTATCGTGTATACTTGTACAtacctactccgtactcgtacaatgTCTCAGACAGAATCTCAACTATACGCACTAGATCCTCGTGTCAGCGTATTGCGTATTGTAttgtaatattttaaaaacaaAACTCAATTCTATTCAAAcacatctcatctcatctcaaatCATCACAATCACACATGCACCGCCCAGAGCGTAACTCAGCCTCTCCCGCCATCAGTCCCAAAATTGTCCCGACGCGCCACGGCCTCCGGAGCAACTTGGCCGCTGAAGAATCGGGCAATTTTTCCTCCCATCATTCCATCTTTAAAGCCTCGGCACCCACTGTCACACTTCTTGTCACCCAAAAACACACTGATTTAGAGACCCAATAAGGCTCTAGCCTCA harbors:
- a CDS encoding sugar transporter domain-containing protein, translated to MTRLGTWRATYLVALSCVGSFLFAYDTGIVGGVLTLQSFQRDMGFSDGEQENVASLSASLLQAGAFFSCLFVWPFTAHYGRRWALAVASLIFNIGAVLQLFYQQGIATWYAGRTISGIGAGVATVIIPMYSAEMAPKEIRGQLGSLFQFFFTLGVAVSYWVDYGAAQHIEPSTRQWRIPVALQLVPGGILGLGMLLTKESTRWLAQHDRHEEALQSLIWVRGGDSVEVRMEFHEIVAGIEEEERQTAGVTWREYWLPANRYRIFLAVTLQIGAQITGNTSLAYFSPQVFQAVGAGQNSLLLSGFFGVCKVVSCAFFLLFLVERIGRRWSLLAGSFLMGLYMFIISVLTQRYPPMGNGTLTPPAIASISMIFLEAMTFNISWGPIPWLYMSEIFPTRVREGGIAVGAATQWLFGFTLSQVTPAAVNNLRWKAFLMFCCFNWALVLYTWFFIKETKGLSLEEMDILFNARRTPISVLAYRHDDKSSDDDV